The Helicobacter pylori genome includes a window with the following:
- a CDS encoding type II restriction endonuclease, with protein MLEKVFQEITNKRKFFASSSTGEQFENQFRNELKKHFSEINGDLTERLSHIEEKPNKEIKTTFNQLKKQVLEKNHPHTLKNPFSNLTSHFLYQPFGSQNYPDFLVFIFDHVVGIEIKFSKNDKGEKNLQTSRPMWNSNLPKPNAIYLYGVANADITFFKGSDILSYETREVLLKYFDTLDKDEESLKNALKDLENPFGFAPYIRKAYEHKKEFSNHHQIESFFSPNHILRERNVLEFLKTLTH; from the coding sequence ATGCTTGAAAAAGTGTTCCAAGAAATTACCAATAAAAGAAAGTTTTTTGCAAGTTCTAGCACAGGGGAGCAGTTTGAAAACCAATTTAGGAATGAATTAAAAAAACACTTTAGCGAAATCAACGGCGATTTAACAGAAAGATTAAGCCATATTGAAGAAAAGCCTAATAAAGAAATCAAAACCACTTTTAACCAACTCAAAAAGCAAGTTTTAGAAAAAAACCACCCACACACCCTTAAAAACCCTTTTTCAAACCTTACAAGCCATTTTTTATACCAGCCTTTTGGCTCACAAAATTACCCTGATTTTTTGGTTTTTATTTTTGATCATGTGGTAGGAATTGAAATCAAGTTTTCTAAAAACGATAAGGGTGAAAAAAACCTTCAAACATCTCGCCCCATGTGGAATTCAAACCTGCCTAAACCCAATGCGATTTATCTATATGGAGTCGCTAATGCAGACATCACTTTTTTTAAAGGCTCAGATATTTTGAGTTATGAAACCAGAGAGGTCTTACTCAAGTATTTTGATACTTTAGATAAAGATGAAGAAAGTTTGAAAAACGCCTTAAAGGATTTAGAAAACCCTTTTGGGTTTGCCCCCTACATCAGAAAAGCTTATGAGCATAAAAAGGAATTTTCTAACCACCACCAGATTGAAAGCTTCTTTTCACCCAACCACATTTTAAGAGAGCGGAATGTCTTGGAATTTTTGAAAACGCTCACTCATTAG